Proteins from one Flavobacterium branchiarum genomic window:
- a CDS encoding peroxiredoxin-like family protein, protein MNNLAKQIENLNNELSQQIPLEVLEVFEKSISDLKTQNIENKSIKIGDVISPFSLLNAQNQLVHSKDILKKGKTILAFYRGSWCPYCNLELRALQNNITKIASHNVSLLAVSPQSPDHSNALSEKHQLTFDVFTDENNQLAKQLGIDFKLQDFALPTYQAIGINLNEFNQDNENTLPVPAVFVIDSDGSVIYKFVDSDYRNRLDIEELIQSL, encoded by the coding sequence ATGAATAATTTAGCAAAGCAAATTGAAAATCTAAATAACGAATTATCGCAACAAATACCGTTGGAAGTATTAGAAGTATTCGAAAAATCAATAAGCGATTTAAAGACTCAAAATATTGAAAATAAAAGCATCAAAATTGGAGATGTAATTAGTCCTTTTTCATTACTAAATGCCCAAAACCAGTTAGTTCATTCCAAAGACATTCTAAAGAAAGGCAAAACGATACTTGCTTTTTACCGTGGTAGTTGGTGTCCGTATTGCAATTTAGAACTTAGAGCATTACAAAATAATATCACAAAAATTGCAAGTCATAATGTTAGCCTTCTAGCTGTATCACCACAAAGTCCAGATCATAGCAATGCACTTTCAGAAAAACATCAATTGACTTTTGACGTTTTCACGGATGAAAATAATCAGTTAGCAAAACAACTAGGAATTGATTTTAAACTGCAAGATTTTGCCTTACCTACTTATCAGGCAATAGGAATTAATTTAAACGAATTTAATCAAGATAATGAAAACACATTGCCTGTGCCTGCAGTATTTGTAATAGACTCTGACGGATCTGTAATTTATAAATTTGTAGATTCTGATTATAGAAACAGACTTGATATTGAAGAGTTAATACAATCATTATAG
- a CDS encoding efflux RND transporter periplasmic adaptor subunit has product MIISKKHFLLYGLSFLFLTACADKPKNDTANIKTLPVYKITLKDTVVSNRFVADVHAKNNVEIHVRIPGILDKVFVSEGQKVNKGQVLFKISDAELQIQLIKADAVYKSMLADLRIANVELSQAQTLFTKKVIASQELELSKAKHDAASAKVAHAAAEKKSINQQISFTTIRAPFDGTIDRIPFKEGSLVENGSLLTTLSQLDDVYAYFSIPENTYFQMMADNSLKTKGDIQLVLPNGVVYNQKGELKTADGEIDRQTGSIQYKAKFHNPEGFIKHGTSGSLIISEPRTDVVLIPQKAVFSIQDKQFVFVVNKEGIVKMTNISIANTLDDAYILNKGLKQNDLIVQEGTQSLRDGDKINIKQMQSASL; this is encoded by the coding sequence ATGATTATTAGTAAAAAACATTTCTTATTGTACGGTTTATCGTTCTTATTCCTAACCGCTTGTGCAGATAAACCAAAAAATGATACCGCCAATATAAAAACGCTACCTGTTTATAAAATCACTTTAAAAGATACTGTAGTTTCAAACCGATTTGTTGCCGATGTACATGCTAAAAACAATGTAGAAATCCATGTTCGTATCCCTGGAATATTAGATAAGGTTTTTGTTAGCGAAGGACAAAAAGTAAACAAAGGGCAAGTTCTTTTTAAAATTAGTGATGCCGAACTTCAAATACAACTTATCAAAGCAGATGCAGTTTACAAAAGCATGTTAGCAGACCTTAGAATTGCAAATGTTGAATTAAGTCAAGCACAGACTCTTTTTACAAAAAAGGTAATTGCTAGCCAAGAATTAGAATTATCTAAGGCTAAACACGATGCAGCAAGTGCTAAAGTGGCACATGCTGCTGCAGAAAAAAAATCAATCAATCAGCAAATTAGCTTTACTACAATACGAGCACCTTTTGATGGAACAATCGATCGTATTCCGTTTAAAGAAGGAAGTCTTGTTGAAAATGGTTCATTGCTTACAACACTATCACAGTTAGATGATGTGTATGCTTATTTCTCAATCCCAGAAAATACTTATTTCCAAATGATGGCCGATAATAGCCTGAAAACTAAAGGAGATATACAATTAGTATTACCAAACGGAGTGGTATATAATCAAAAAGGAGAGTTAAAAACTGCCGATGGAGAGATCGACAGACAAACTGGTTCTATTCAGTATAAAGCAAAATTTCATAATCCAGAAGGCTTCATAAAACATGGAACTTCAGGTAGTTTAATTATTTCAGAGCCAAGAACCGATGTGGTATTAATACCTCAAAAAGCGGTTTTCTCTATTCAAGACAAGCAATTTGTATTTGTTGTCAACAAGGAAGGAATCGTAAAGATGACCAACATTAGTATTGCAAATACGCTTGACGATGCATACATATTAAACAAAGGATTGAAACAAAATGATCTTATTGTACAAGAAGGTACTCAATCACTAAGAGATGGAGACAAGATCAATATCAAACAAATGCAAAGCGCTAGCTTGTAA